Proteins from a genomic interval of Cupriavidus sp. WKF15:
- a CDS encoding GYD domain-containing protein produces MIRYLVLATFTDQGIRTVKDTTKRAAAVREMGTQFGVQVKDIYWTLGAYDVVLVAEASDEAAMTAFGMTIGAQGNVRTQTLRAFNADEMQGILGKVR; encoded by the coding sequence ATGATCCGATATCTCGTACTGGCAACCTTCACCGACCAGGGCATCCGTACCGTGAAGGACACCACCAAGCGCGCCGCCGCGGTGCGCGAAATGGGAACGCAGTTCGGCGTGCAGGTGAAGGACATCTACTGGACGCTCGGCGCCTATGACGTAGTGCTGGTAGCGGAAGCATCGGATGAGGCGGCGATGACCGCCTTCGGCATGACGATCGGCGCGCAGGGCAATGTGCGCACGCAAACGCTGCGCGCATTCAATGCCGACGAGATGCAGGGCATTCTCGGCAAGGTTCGCTGA
- a CDS encoding MarR family transcriptional regulator, giving the protein MVSPEFGDKISPDVRMELANRLFFRLYQCANMLHKTGSRAVEAEGLTTQQWAVLGALSRPEAGNGMSVGDLARYLMVSRQNLSGLVSRMERDGHVSLAPDGRDRRSRLVRMSETGRQVWLHQAQPKIRDYYERALDGFSTNDLTHTLHYLLKLLDNMQALDTGAADTESD; this is encoded by the coding sequence ATGGTTAGCCCGGAATTTGGCGACAAGATCTCCCCAGACGTACGGATGGAACTAGCCAACCGGCTGTTCTTTCGCCTCTATCAATGCGCAAACATGTTGCACAAGACCGGATCGCGCGCCGTGGAAGCCGAAGGGCTGACCACCCAGCAATGGGCCGTCCTGGGCGCCCTGTCGCGGCCGGAGGCCGGCAATGGCATGAGCGTGGGAGACCTGGCGCGCTACCTGATGGTGAGCCGCCAGAACCTGTCGGGACTGGTCAGCCGCATGGAACGGGATGGCCACGTGAGTCTGGCGCCGGACGGACGGGACCGCCGCTCAAGACTGGTGCGGATGAGCGAAACGGGACGGCAGGTGTGGCTGCACCAGGCTCAGCCGAAGATCCGCGACTACTACGAGCGCGCGCTGGACGGCTTCTCCACGAACGACCTGACGCACACGCTGCATTACCTGCTCAAGCTGCTGGACAATATGCAGGCCCTGGATACCGGCGCGGCGGATACTGAAAGCGACTGA
- a CDS encoding DUF2917 domain-containing protein, with amino-acid sequence MFLVSNDMTATLPARASLRVVADPGERVAVRCTEGELWLIRDGDPKDTSLAVSESFTLPEASRVELYAVTPATLRVTRCRSGGSAASGWPGRLRRLLGLAHPLRTGG; translated from the coding sequence ATGTTCCTCGTCAGCAACGACATGACAGCCACCCTGCCCGCTCGCGCCTCGCTGCGCGTGGTGGCGGACCCGGGCGAACGCGTCGCGGTGCGCTGCACCGAAGGCGAGCTTTGGCTGATCCGCGACGGCGATCCGAAAGACACCTCGCTGGCCGTCAGCGAGAGTTTTACGCTGCCCGAAGCCAGCCGCGTGGAACTCTATGCTGTCACCCCGGCCACCCTGCGCGTGACACGCTGCCGTTCGGGCGGCTCTGCCGCAAGTGGCTGGCCCGGCCGGCTCAGGCGCCTGCTGGGGCTGGCCCATCCTTTGCGGACTGGCGGTTAA
- a CDS encoding alpha/beta fold hydrolase, with amino-acid sequence MRQGLSSIAPGPAAKLAAPDQGTTGALTRLRWQVGSLLNPAGTARALERLWFGPRHAIPNGAALRVIERARADWALVVGHGPSRRVRVYRWGNKGPVVLLAHGWGGHAGQWHALIDGLLAAGMRVVAFDALSHGASDAGVRGSAQTSVLEMSRSLLAAAWHAGPVHAVVSHSLGSAAAALAIREGLPVRAAVMVGPPADMHAACATMAWQLGIGPRVLARMQRDSEQWLGMPWSAFNVPEVGRTRPVPPTLIVHDRHDREVRWEDGAAIAGAWPQSQLVTTEGLGHRRILQDASVIARITGFIRPAAEQPLPGLAPPDLALQ; translated from the coding sequence GTGAGGCAAGGACTTTCATCCATCGCCCCAGGCCCCGCCGCGAAGCTAGCGGCTCCGGACCAGGGGACAACGGGCGCCCTGACGCGCCTGCGCTGGCAGGTCGGCAGCCTGCTCAACCCGGCGGGCACCGCGCGGGCGCTGGAAAGGCTGTGGTTTGGCCCGCGGCATGCGATTCCGAACGGCGCCGCGCTGCGCGTGATCGAGCGCGCGCGCGCCGACTGGGCGCTGGTTGTTGGCCACGGCCCCAGCCGGCGCGTGCGCGTCTACCGCTGGGGCAACAAGGGCCCTGTCGTGCTGCTGGCCCACGGCTGGGGCGGTCATGCGGGGCAGTGGCATGCGCTGATCGACGGGCTGCTGGCAGCCGGCATGCGCGTGGTGGCATTCGATGCGCTGTCGCATGGCGCCTCGGATGCCGGAGTGCGAGGCAGCGCCCAGACCTCCGTGCTCGAGATGTCGCGCTCGCTGCTGGCGGCGGCTTGGCACGCTGGTCCCGTGCACGCCGTGGTGTCGCACTCGCTGGGCAGTGCCGCGGCAGCGCTCGCCATTCGCGAAGGCCTGCCCGTGCGCGCTGCCGTCATGGTGGGCCCGCCGGCCGACATGCACGCCGCCTGCGCAACCATGGCCTGGCAGCTGGGCATCGGTCCGCGCGTGCTTGCGCGCATGCAGCGCGACAGCGAGCAATGGCTGGGCATGCCCTGGTCCGCCTTCAACGTGCCGGAGGTGGGCCGCACGCGCCCCGTACCTCCAACCCTGATCGTCCATGACCGGCACGACCGCGAGGTGCGCTGGGAGGATGGCGCCGCCATCGCCGGCGCATGGCCGCAGTCGCAACTGGTAACGACCGAAGGCCTGGGTCACCGGCGCATCCTGCAGGACGCCAGCGTCATCGCCCGCATCACCGGCTTCATCCGGCCGGCGGCCGAACAGCCTTTGCCGGGACTGGCGCCGCCGGACCTGGCTTTGCAGTGA
- a CDS encoding TetR/AcrR family transcriptional regulator — protein sequence MQKGQLTRNAIIEQALDTAARVGFEQLSLASLAADTNMSKSGLYAHFKSKEALQQAVLELATERFAAVVARPAMRQPRGVPRLEALFEGYLEWLGGTVTQGRCLFMALGQEYRDKPGAIREQVVQSLKDWHSTIARVVTDGIEEGQFAADVDARQFAFEMVGIGMSFQQSFKLLGRADAEAMARRAFAGLLERARQRTSTAG from the coding sequence ATGCAAAAAGGCCAACTCACGCGCAACGCCATCATCGAGCAGGCGCTCGACACAGCCGCCCGGGTCGGATTCGAACAACTGTCGCTGGCGAGCCTGGCGGCGGACACGAATATGTCCAAGAGCGGGCTGTACGCCCACTTCAAGTCGAAGGAGGCGCTGCAGCAGGCCGTGCTGGAACTGGCCACGGAACGCTTCGCCGCGGTTGTTGCACGTCCCGCCATGCGGCAGCCGCGTGGCGTGCCACGGCTGGAGGCGCTGTTCGAAGGCTACCTGGAATGGCTGGGCGGTACCGTGACCCAGGGACGCTGCCTTTTCATGGCGCTTGGGCAGGAATACCGCGACAAACCCGGCGCGATCCGCGAGCAGGTGGTGCAGTCGCTGAAGGACTGGCACAGCACCATCGCCCGTGTGGTGACAGACGGCATCGAGGAAGGCCAGTTTGCCGCGGACGTCGATGCGCGCCAGTTCGCATTCGAGATGGTGGGCATCGGCATGTCCTTCCAGCAATCGTTCAAGCTGCTCGGCCGCGCCGACGCCGAAGCGATGGCGCGACGGGCATTTGCCGGCCTGCTTGAGCGCGCTCGCCAGCGCACGTCCACGGCAGGCTGA
- a CDS encoding helix-turn-helix transcriptional regulator: MNSTAVPRGASEPFRQLRALRRARKLKQEDVARKAGISREAYLRAESGQADPRMSTFLAACEALGLEVVLAPQHLAADVNAFIASRNGGVTAASMAGQPAAAPSAPATAANPGTGSFGSGTGEGH, encoded by the coding sequence ATGAACAGTACAGCCGTGCCAAGAGGCGCTAGCGAACCGTTCCGGCAACTGCGGGCGTTGCGTCGAGCGCGCAAGCTGAAGCAGGAAGACGTTGCCCGAAAGGCGGGGATTTCGCGAGAAGCCTACCTGCGGGCAGAGTCTGGCCAGGCCGATCCCCGCATGTCGACCTTCCTGGCCGCATGCGAAGCCCTGGGGCTTGAGGTCGTCCTGGCGCCGCAGCATCTCGCTGCCGACGTAAACGCATTCATCGCCAGCCGCAATGGCGGCGTCACGGCAGCCTCGATGGCCGGCCAACCGGCCGCCGCCCCGAGTGCGCCGGCGACAGCGGCCAATCCTGGCACCGGCAGCTTCGGCTCCGGTACAGGCGAAGGCCACTAA
- the hmgA gene encoding homogentisate 1,2-dioxygenase, protein MNLTHTQLAEHGYMSGFANEFATEALPGALPVGQNSPQRAPYGLYAEQLSGTAFTAPRAHNRRSWLYRIRPGAMHKPFTLVEQSRFLSRFDEIAASPNQMRWSPPSMPATPTDFIDGIVTMAGNGGPEAMTGCGIHLYLANQSMQDRFFYNADGEMLVVPQQGRVRFVTEMGRLDVEPQEIVVIPRGVRFRVELPDGEARGYICENYGAQFKLPDLGVIGSNGLANPRDFMTPVAAYEDREGDFELVAKFQGNLWRADIGHSPLDVVAWHGNFAPYKYDLRRFNTIGSISFDHPDPSIFLVLQSPSDTPGVDTIDFVIFGPRWLAMENSFRPPWFHRNIASEFMGLITGVYDAKAEGFAPGGASLHNCMSGHGPDADTFAKATSADTSTPHHITDTMAFMFETPGVIRPTPYAANSASLQQDYYTCWQGLKKHFNPNER, encoded by the coding sequence ATGAATCTCACGCACACCCAACTGGCCGAACACGGCTACATGTCCGGCTTTGCCAACGAATTCGCCACGGAAGCGCTGCCCGGCGCATTGCCGGTTGGTCAGAATTCACCCCAGCGCGCGCCGTACGGCCTGTATGCCGAGCAACTGTCCGGCACGGCCTTCACCGCGCCGCGCGCCCATAACCGCCGTTCGTGGCTGTATCGCATCCGCCCGGGCGCGATGCACAAGCCGTTCACGCTGGTGGAGCAGTCGCGCTTCCTGAGCCGCTTTGACGAAATCGCGGCATCGCCGAACCAGATGCGCTGGAGCCCGCCGTCCATGCCGGCCACGCCGACGGATTTCATCGACGGCATCGTCACCATGGCCGGCAACGGCGGCCCGGAGGCCATGACCGGCTGCGGCATCCACCTGTACCTGGCCAACCAGTCGATGCAGGACCGCTTCTTCTACAACGCCGATGGCGAGATGCTGGTCGTGCCGCAGCAGGGCCGCGTGCGCTTCGTGACGGAGATGGGCCGGCTCGATGTGGAGCCGCAGGAGATCGTGGTGATTCCGCGCGGCGTGCGTTTCCGCGTCGAGCTGCCGGATGGCGAGGCGCGCGGCTATATCTGCGAGAACTACGGTGCGCAGTTCAAGCTGCCCGACCTGGGCGTGATCGGCTCCAATGGCCTGGCCAACCCGCGCGACTTCATGACGCCGGTGGCCGCGTACGAGGACCGCGAGGGCGATTTCGAACTGGTGGCGAAGTTCCAGGGCAACCTGTGGCGTGCCGATATCGGCCATTCGCCGCTCGACGTGGTGGCGTGGCACGGCAACTTCGCGCCCTACAAGTACGATCTGCGCCGCTTCAATACCATCGGCTCGATCAGCTTCGATCACCCGGATCCGTCGATCTTCCTGGTGCTGCAGTCGCCGTCGGACACGCCGGGTGTCGACACCATCGATTTCGTTATCTTCGGGCCGCGCTGGCTGGCGATGGAGAACTCGTTCCGCCCGCCCTGGTTCCACCGCAATATCGCCAGCGAATTCATGGGCCTGATCACCGGCGTCTACGACGCCAAGGCAGAGGGCTTCGCACCGGGCGGGGCCAGCCTGCACAACTGCATGAGCGGCCACGGCCCCGATGCTGACACGTTTGCCAAGGCTACCTCGGCCGATACGTCCACCCCGCATCACATCACCGACACCATGGCGTTCATGTTCGAGACCCCGGGCGTGATCCGGCCTACGCCTTACGCGGCCAACTCGGCCTCGCTGCAGCAGGACTACTACACCTGCTGGCAAGGGCTGAAGAAGCATTTCAACCCGAACGAGCGCTGA
- the fahA gene encoding fumarylacetoacetase gives MTAPTTSWIESANDGKTHFPLQNLPYGIFSVKGQPARVGVAIGKFVLDLAALDEAGLLPAAAKGSFAAASLNRFIALGKPVWSETRQRLTALLSGADAALRDNAALRDRALVPSDQVTLHLPVEIPGYTDFYSSKEHATNVGRMFRDPENALLPNWLEIPIGYNGRASSVVVSGTDLRRPNGQIKLPNEARPVFGPCRKLDFELEVGFIVGKESALGEPVSTADAPDHMFGMVLLNDWSARDIQQWEYVPLGPFNSKTFGTSISPWVVTMQALEPFRRDNPAQSPEPLPYLQQHGKNAYDIALEVALRPQGAAAPSTICRTNFKAMYWTMAQQLAHHTVSGCNVRVGDLMGSGTISGTTPDSYGSLLELTRNGAEPLKLADGSSRAFLEDGDEIVMTGFAAGDGFVVGFGEVSGKILPAPKP, from the coding sequence ATGACCGCCCCGACCACCAGCTGGATTGAATCCGCCAACGACGGCAAGACCCATTTCCCCTTGCAGAACCTGCCGTACGGCATCTTTTCCGTAAAGGGCCAGCCCGCGCGCGTTGGCGTGGCGATCGGCAAATTCGTGCTGGACCTCGCCGCGCTCGACGAAGCGGGCCTGCTGCCTGCGGCGGCCAAGGGCAGCTTTGCCGCCGCGAGCCTGAACCGCTTCATCGCGCTGGGCAAGCCGGTGTGGTCGGAAACGCGCCAGCGCCTGACGGCGCTGCTGTCGGGCGCCGACGCCGCATTGCGCGACAACGCCGCGCTGCGCGACCGCGCGCTCGTGCCGTCGGACCAGGTCACGCTGCACCTGCCCGTCGAGATCCCGGGCTACACCGATTTCTATTCGTCGAAAGAGCACGCCACCAATGTCGGCCGCATGTTCCGCGACCCCGAGAATGCGCTGCTGCCGAACTGGCTGGAAATCCCCATCGGCTACAACGGCCGCGCCAGCTCCGTGGTGGTGAGCGGTACCGACCTGCGCCGCCCGAACGGCCAGATCAAGCTGCCGAACGAGGCGCGCCCGGTCTTCGGGCCGTGCCGCAAGCTGGACTTTGAACTCGAGGTCGGCTTTATCGTCGGCAAGGAATCCGCGCTGGGCGAGCCGGTGAGCACTGCCGATGCGCCGGACCATATGTTCGGCATGGTGCTGCTCAATGACTGGAGCGCGCGCGACATCCAGCAATGGGAGTACGTGCCGCTTGGGCCGTTCAACTCCAAGACCTTCGGCACTTCGATTTCACCGTGGGTGGTGACCATGCAAGCGCTGGAGCCGTTCCGCCGCGACAATCCCGCGCAGTCGCCGGAGCCGCTGCCGTACCTGCAGCAGCACGGCAAGAACGCCTATGACATCGCACTCGAAGTGGCGCTGCGCCCGCAGGGTGCCGCTGCGCCGAGCACAATCTGCCGCACCAACTTCAAGGCGATGTACTGGACCATGGCGCAGCAGCTCGCGCACCACACGGTGTCGGGCTGCAACGTGCGCGTGGGCGACCTGATGGGGTCGGGCACGATCAGCGGTACCACGCCGGATTCCTACGGCAGCCTGCTTGAACTGACGCGCAACGGCGCCGAGCCGCTGAAGCTCGCCGACGGCAGCAGCCGCGCGTTCCTCGAGGACGGTGACGAGATCGTCATGACCGGGTTTGCAGCGGGCGACGGCTTTGTCGTGGGTTTTGGCGAGGTATCGGGCAAGATCCTGCCGGCACCGAAGCCTTGA